One genomic segment of Protaetiibacter intestinalis includes these proteins:
- a CDS encoding DsbA family protein, producing MTNAPKPTKNQRREEAREAARAAREKQLKRQKTLKWLIPTVASVAILAVVAGVVWAVIAFQPAPKQEAGPLNMISDGILFETDGAGGVQHVETKAIAKGTDPIATTPRDDALNIVMYVDFSCPVCKAFEGANADYIQSLVADGSATLEVHPISILDYRGYTTDFATRANNAGACVANYAPESFLDVMAAMYEQQPSEGGPGLGNSAIVDVVKSAGLDDEDVNSCIRGVSFEPWVSAATDRALAGPLPNTELANVSGTPTILIDGQQYTPTTSWDSAEEFQAFVYAISQAA from the coding sequence GTGACCAACGCGCCCAAGCCGACCAAGAACCAGCGCCGCGAGGAGGCCCGCGAGGCAGCCCGCGCGGCCCGCGAGAAGCAGCTCAAGCGTCAGAAGACGCTCAAGTGGCTCATCCCGACGGTGGCGTCCGTCGCGATCCTCGCCGTCGTCGCCGGGGTCGTCTGGGCCGTCATCGCCTTCCAGCCGGCGCCCAAGCAGGAGGCCGGCCCGCTCAACATGATCAGCGACGGCATCCTCTTCGAGACGGATGGCGCGGGCGGCGTGCAGCACGTCGAGACGAAGGCGATCGCGAAGGGCACCGACCCGATCGCGACGACGCCGCGCGACGACGCGCTCAACATCGTCATGTACGTCGACTTCTCCTGCCCGGTCTGCAAGGCCTTCGAGGGCGCCAACGCCGACTACATCCAGTCGCTCGTCGCCGACGGCTCGGCCACCCTCGAGGTGCACCCGATCTCGATCCTCGACTACCGCGGCTACACGACCGACTTCGCGACCCGCGCCAACAACGCGGGCGCGTGCGTCGCGAACTACGCGCCCGAGTCGTTCCTCGACGTCATGGCCGCCATGTACGAGCAGCAGCCGTCCGAGGGCGGACCGGGTCTCGGCAACTCGGCGATCGTCGATGTGGTGAAGAGCGCGGGCCTCGACGACGAGGACGTCAACAGCTGCATCCGCGGCGTGAGCTTCGAGCCCTGGGTGAGCGCGGCGACCGACCGCGCCCTCGCCGGGCCGCTGCCGAACACCGAGCTCGCCAACGTGAGCGGCACGCCGACGATCCTCATCGACGGCCAGCAGTACACGCCGACCACCTCGTGGGACAGCGCCGAGGAGTTCCAGGCGTTCGTCTACGCGATCTCGCAGGCCGCCTGA
- a CDS encoding tyrosine-protein phosphatase codes for MTAAPGAHIALATLPNLRDAGGWVAAGGRRVRTGLLFRSTALDRLDDADAATLAGYGIRCVVDFRTETERVNQPDRALAGVRAMVEDVLADSQVAAPAQMQAFFRDPAQAIAFLASGRADDAMRSAYREFITLPSARAGLGAFYRLLLDGVDVPVLYHCTTGKDRTGWATAALLTLLGVSEDDVYREYLLTNEQLLPALEPLFQRFAAHGAPRELLIPVLGVDRSYLDEAFRVMRAEFGGIEAYFAEGLGIRETEQAALADRLLIDA; via the coding sequence ATGACGGCGGCACCCGGCGCACACATCGCGCTCGCGACGCTGCCGAACCTCCGCGACGCGGGCGGCTGGGTCGCCGCCGGCGGCCGCCGGGTGCGCACGGGCCTGCTGTTCCGCTCGACGGCGCTCGACCGGCTGGACGACGCGGATGCCGCGACGCTCGCCGGCTACGGCATCCGCTGCGTCGTCGACTTCCGCACCGAGACCGAGCGCGTGAACCAGCCCGACCGCGCCCTCGCGGGCGTGCGCGCGATGGTCGAGGACGTGCTCGCCGACTCCCAGGTCGCGGCGCCCGCCCAGATGCAGGCGTTCTTCCGCGACCCCGCGCAGGCGATCGCCTTCCTCGCGAGCGGTCGAGCCGACGACGCGATGCGCTCCGCGTACCGCGAGTTCATCACGCTGCCGAGCGCCCGCGCGGGGCTCGGGGCCTTCTACCGGCTGCTGCTCGACGGGGTCGACGTGCCCGTGCTCTACCACTGCACGACCGGCAAGGACCGCACCGGCTGGGCGACCGCCGCGCTGCTCACCCTGCTCGGCGTCTCGGAGGACGACGTCTACCGGGAGTACCTGCTCACCAACGAGCAGCTGCTGCCCGCGCTCGAGCCGCTGTTCCAGCGGTTCGCCGCGCACGGCGCCCCGCGCGAACTGCTGATCCCGGTGCTCGGCGTCGACCGCAGCTACCTCGACGAGGCGTTCCGCGTCATGCGGGCCGAGTTCGGCGGCATCGAGGCCTACTTCGCGGAGGGACTCGGCATCCGCGAGACGGAGCAGGCGGCCCTCGCGGACCGCCTGCTCATCGACGCGTGA
- the ndk gene encoding nucleoside-diphosphate kinase yields MVTAVEETLVIVKPDGVARNLTGEILRRIEAKGYQLVDIRLLQADRELLAAHYAEHEGKPFYEPLVEFMESGPVVAMRVAGNRVIEGFRALAGTTDPTSAAPGTIRGDLARDWGLKVQQNLVHGSDAPESAARELALWFPARG; encoded by the coding sequence ATCGTGACCGCCGTGGAAGAGACCCTCGTCATCGTCAAGCCCGACGGGGTGGCCCGCAACCTCACGGGCGAGATCCTGCGCCGCATCGAGGCGAAGGGCTACCAGCTCGTCGACATCCGCCTGCTGCAGGCCGACCGTGAGCTGCTCGCCGCCCACTACGCCGAGCACGAGGGCAAGCCGTTCTACGAGCCGCTCGTCGAGTTCATGGAGTCGGGCCCCGTCGTCGCGATGCGCGTCGCCGGGAACCGGGTCATCGAGGGCTTCCGCGCCCTCGCCGGCACGACCGACCCGACGAGCGCGGCCCCCGGCACCATCCGCGGCGACCTCGCGCGCGACTGGGGTCTCAAGGTGCAGCAGAACCTCGTGCACGGCTCCGACGCGCCCGAGTCGGCCGCGCGCGAGCTCGCGCTCTGGTTCCCGGCGCGCGGATGA
- a CDS encoding DUF4233 domain-containing protein, producing MTAAPRAPRTRVRRERSLVETLLSIVLVLEAIMLFFASLVVFGLDRLDPDWSALVYGGILMLVLAIVAGLQRWSWGVWTGGALQLVIIATGVVEPAMFLVGSGFAAMWVYCYVRGRQIDTRKAAWLAAHAEAEAEAAAHTEGDAS from the coding sequence GTGACCGCCGCCCCGCGTGCGCCCCGCACGCGGGTGCGTCGCGAGCGCTCGCTCGTCGAGACGCTGCTGTCGATCGTGCTCGTGCTCGAGGCGATCATGCTGTTCTTCGCCTCGCTCGTGGTGTTCGGCCTCGACCGCCTCGACCCCGACTGGTCGGCGCTCGTCTACGGCGGCATCCTCATGCTCGTGCTCGCGATCGTCGCGGGCCTGCAGCGCTGGAGCTGGGGGGTCTGGACGGGCGGGGCCCTGCAGCTCGTCATCATCGCGACGGGCGTCGTCGAGCCCGCCATGTTCCTCGTCGGCTCCGGCTTCGCCGCCATGTGGGTGTACTGCTACGTGCGCGGCCGCCAGATCGACACCCGCAAGGCGGCCTGGCTGGCCGCCCACGCCGAAGCGGAGGCCGAGGCCGCCGCACACACCGAAGGAGACGCATCGTGA
- a CDS encoding bifunctional folylpolyglutamate synthase/dihydrofolate synthase, translated as MSADDPDAYDELEAAEFRAAADAAYAELLGRVGEVAPQPRLEPTRRAVELLGDVHRAAPVVHVTGTNGKTSTSRMIESLLRATGLRTGLLTSPHLERVTERIMIDGVPISDEAFARNWDDIRPYLLMVDAELAADGEETLTFFEALTVLAFASFADAPVDVVVLEVGMGGEWDSTNVADGQVAVFTPIALDHTQRLGSTVAEIARTKAGIIKPAATVVTAIQPIEALDELRAAAAIDEATLEIERVDFALESTTVAVGGQLVDIRGRAGRYTSVFLPLYGDHQAQNAAVAVAAVESFLGDGTVALDPDVVAEGFGQVASPGRLQLVGVEPTVLVDAAHNPHGAAALAAALQEYFDFDEFGFVLGVLADKDAHGIVAELAATASRVDVTQSSSDRAVDAEELAELVRDDVEPDAVFVHHELADAVEAARVWASESPRRAVVVTGSITLVGDVIALARDGGWK; from the coding sequence ATGAGCGCAGACGATCCGGACGCCTACGACGAGCTCGAGGCCGCCGAGTTCCGGGCCGCGGCGGATGCCGCCTACGCCGAACTGCTCGGACGCGTGGGCGAGGTGGCGCCGCAGCCGCGCCTCGAGCCGACGCGCCGCGCCGTCGAGCTGCTCGGCGACGTGCACCGGGCGGCGCCCGTCGTGCACGTCACGGGCACCAACGGCAAGACCTCCACGAGCCGCATGATCGAGTCGCTGCTGCGCGCCACGGGTCTGCGCACGGGCCTGCTCACGAGCCCGCACCTCGAGCGCGTCACCGAGCGCATCATGATCGACGGCGTGCCGATCTCGGACGAGGCCTTCGCGCGCAACTGGGACGACATCCGCCCGTACCTGCTCATGGTCGACGCCGAGCTCGCCGCGGACGGCGAGGAGACGCTGACCTTCTTCGAGGCGCTCACGGTGCTCGCCTTCGCGAGCTTCGCCGACGCGCCCGTCGACGTCGTCGTGCTCGAGGTCGGAATGGGCGGCGAGTGGGACTCGACGAACGTCGCCGACGGGCAGGTGGCCGTGTTCACGCCCATCGCGCTCGACCACACCCAGCGACTCGGCTCGACCGTCGCCGAGATCGCGCGCACCAAGGCGGGCATCATCAAGCCCGCCGCGACCGTCGTCACCGCGATCCAGCCGATCGAGGCGCTCGACGAGCTGCGCGCCGCCGCCGCGATCGACGAGGCGACGCTCGAGATCGAGCGCGTCGACTTCGCCCTCGAGTCCACGACGGTCGCCGTCGGCGGGCAGCTCGTCGACATCCGCGGTCGCGCGGGCCGCTACACGAGCGTCTTCCTGCCGCTCTACGGCGACCACCAGGCGCAGAACGCGGCCGTCGCGGTCGCCGCCGTCGAGTCGTTCCTCGGCGACGGCACCGTCGCACTCGATCCGGATGTCGTGGCCGAGGGCTTCGGGCAGGTCGCCTCGCCCGGGCGCCTGCAGCTCGTCGGCGTCGAGCCGACCGTGCTCGTGGACGCCGCGCACAACCCGCACGGCGCGGCCGCGCTCGCGGCGGCCCTGCAGGAGTACTTCGACTTCGACGAGTTCGGCTTCGTGCTCGGCGTGCTCGCCGACAAGGACGCCCACGGGATCGTCGCCGAGCTCGCCGCCACGGCGAGCCGCGTCGACGTCACGCAGTCGAGCTCCGACCGGGCGGTCGACGCCGAGGAGCTCGCCGAGCTCGTGCGCGACGACGTCGAACCGGATGCCGTGTTCGTGCACCACGAGCTCGCGGACGCCGTCGAGGCCGCCCGGGTGTGGGCGTCGGAGTCGCCCCGCCGCGCCGTCGTCGTGACCGGCTCGATCACCCTCGTCGGCGACGTCATCGCGCTCGCCCGCGACGGGGGCTGGAAGTGA
- the ileS gene encoding isoleucine--tRNA ligase, translating to MSYPRHSDADGVPASPRFPEIEGGILAFWKADGTFQASIDEREGAPEWVFYDGPPFANGLPHYGHLLTGYAKDVFPRYQTMRGKQVHRRFGWDTHGLPAELEAMRQLGITTKAEIEQMGIGAFNAKARASVLHYTQEWEDYVTRQARWVDFDHAYKTLDVSFMESVIWAFSELHAKGLAYEGFRVLPYCWNDETPLSNHELRMDDDVYKMRQDQSVTVTFPLVGEKAEALGLTAVNALAWTTTPWTLPTNAALAVGPAIEYAVVRTGDGTKYLLAADTIGAYAKELGEHEVERTLTGAELEGVQYDRLWDHYADAYGPDAFRILVADYVATGEGTGIVHQAPAYGEDDQLTCAAAGIPVVLSLDDGGRFLPEVAEVAGLRWDEANKPLVQLLRENGRLLQLKSYEHSYPHCWRCRNPLIYKAVSSWFVRVPEFRDRMGELNQRINWVPENVKDGQFGKWLANARDWSISRNRYFGSPIPVWKSDDPAYPRVDVYGSLAELERDFGRLPLDENGEPNLHRPYIDELTRANPDDPTGRSVMRRIEDVLDVWFDSGSMPFAQVHYPFENREWFDTHNPADFIVEYIGQTRGWFYMMHVLSTALFDRPAYKNVLSHGIVLGSDGQKMSKSLRNYPDVSEVFDRDGADAMRWFLLASSVIRGGNLIVTEEGIRQGVRELMLPLWSSYYFFTLYANTAGYEAGWRTDSAHPLDRYLLAKTRELVQTVTAQLDDFDTPLASAALRDFADVLTNWYVRRSRERFWVGDDRDAFDTLYTVLETVTRLAAPLLPLVSEEIWRGLTGGRSVHLTDWPSAAEFPVDTELVRSMDRVREIASSGLALRKARGLRVRLPLAGLTFVATDAAGLDGFADILREELNVKAVALAPLVESSLADFGIERRLSVNARALGPRLGKEVQRVIQAAKSGDWSVDGERVTAGGVDLLAGEYELELTVADPESAIAFLPAGGFVVLDTHVTAELAAEGLARDVVRAVQQARKDAGFEVSDRILLTLAGDADAVAAVEAHRGLIAGETLATSVVTREAEGGATPVGDASAVTIEVVRA from the coding sequence ATGAGCTACCCCCGCCACAGCGACGCAGACGGCGTCCCCGCGTCGCCGCGCTTCCCCGAGATCGAGGGCGGCATCCTCGCCTTCTGGAAGGCCGACGGCACCTTCCAGGCGTCCATCGACGAGCGCGAGGGCGCCCCCGAGTGGGTGTTCTACGACGGCCCGCCGTTCGCCAACGGCCTGCCGCACTACGGCCACCTGCTCACCGGGTACGCGAAGGACGTCTTCCCGCGCTACCAGACGATGCGCGGCAAGCAGGTGCACCGCCGCTTCGGCTGGGACACCCACGGCCTGCCCGCCGAGCTCGAGGCGATGCGCCAGCTCGGCATCACGACCAAGGCCGAGATCGAGCAGATGGGGATCGGCGCCTTCAACGCGAAGGCGCGCGCCTCGGTGCTGCACTACACGCAGGAGTGGGAGGACTACGTCACCCGGCAGGCGCGCTGGGTCGACTTCGACCACGCCTACAAGACCCTCGACGTGAGCTTCATGGAGTCGGTCATCTGGGCCTTCTCCGAGCTCCACGCGAAGGGCCTCGCCTACGAGGGCTTCCGCGTGCTGCCGTACTGCTGGAACGACGAGACGCCGCTCAGCAACCACGAGCTGCGCATGGACGACGACGTCTACAAGATGCGCCAGGACCAGTCGGTCACGGTGACCTTCCCGCTCGTCGGCGAGAAGGCGGAGGCGCTCGGCCTTACCGCCGTGAACGCCCTGGCCTGGACGACGACCCCGTGGACGCTGCCGACGAACGCCGCGCTCGCCGTGGGCCCCGCGATCGAGTACGCCGTCGTGCGCACCGGTGACGGCACGAAATACCTGCTCGCCGCCGACACGATCGGCGCCTACGCGAAGGAGCTCGGCGAGCACGAGGTCGAGCGCACCCTCACGGGCGCCGAGCTCGAGGGCGTGCAGTACGACCGGCTGTGGGACCACTACGCGGACGCCTACGGCCCGGATGCGTTCCGCATCCTCGTCGCCGACTACGTCGCCACGGGCGAGGGCACGGGCATCGTGCACCAGGCGCCCGCCTACGGCGAGGACGACCAGCTCACCTGCGCCGCGGCCGGCATCCCCGTCGTGCTGTCGCTCGACGACGGCGGGCGCTTCCTGCCCGAGGTCGCCGAGGTCGCGGGGCTGCGCTGGGACGAGGCGAACAAGCCGCTCGTGCAGCTGCTGCGCGAGAACGGCCGGCTCCTCCAGCTCAAGAGCTACGAGCACAGCTACCCGCACTGCTGGCGCTGCCGCAATCCGCTCATCTACAAGGCCGTCTCGAGCTGGTTCGTGCGGGTGCCCGAGTTCCGCGACCGGATGGGCGAGCTCAACCAGCGCATCAACTGGGTGCCCGAGAACGTCAAGGACGGCCAGTTCGGCAAGTGGCTCGCGAACGCGCGCGACTGGTCGATCAGCCGCAACCGCTACTTCGGCAGCCCCATCCCGGTGTGGAAGTCGGACGACCCCGCCTACCCGCGCGTCGACGTCTACGGTTCGCTCGCGGAGCTCGAGCGCGACTTCGGCCGGCTGCCGCTCGACGAGAACGGCGAGCCCAACCTGCACCGCCCCTACATCGACGAGCTCACCCGCGCGAACCCCGACGACCCGACCGGCCGCAGCGTCATGCGCCGCATCGAGGACGTGCTCGACGTGTGGTTCGACTCCGGGTCGATGCCGTTCGCGCAGGTGCACTACCCGTTCGAGAACCGCGAGTGGTTCGACACCCACAACCCGGCCGACTTCATCGTCGAGTACATCGGGCAGACGCGCGGCTGGTTCTACATGATGCACGTGCTGTCGACGGCCCTGTTCGACCGCCCGGCCTACAAGAACGTGCTGAGCCACGGCATCGTGCTCGGCTCCGACGGGCAGAAGATGTCGAAGTCGCTGCGCAACTACCCCGACGTCTCAGAGGTCTTCGACCGCGACGGTGCGGATGCCATGCGCTGGTTCCTGCTGGCGAGCTCCGTCATCCGCGGCGGCAACCTCATCGTCACCGAGGAGGGCATCCGCCAGGGCGTGCGCGAGCTCATGCTGCCGCTGTGGTCGAGCTACTACTTCTTCACCCTCTACGCGAACACGGCCGGTTACGAGGCCGGGTGGCGCACCGACTCCGCGCATCCGCTCGACCGCTACCTGCTCGCCAAGACGCGCGAGCTCGTGCAGACGGTGACTGCGCAGCTCGACGACTTCGACACCCCGCTCGCGAGCGCGGCGCTGCGCGACTTCGCCGACGTGCTCACCAACTGGTACGTGCGGCGCAGCCGCGAGCGCTTCTGGGTGGGCGACGACCGCGACGCCTTCGACACGCTCTACACGGTGCTCGAGACGGTCACCCGCCTCGCCGCGCCCCTGCTGCCGCTCGTCTCGGAGGAGATCTGGCGCGGGCTCACCGGCGGCCGGAGCGTGCACCTGACGGACTGGCCGAGCGCCGCCGAGTTCCCGGTCGACACCGAGCTCGTGCGCTCGATGGACCGCGTGCGCGAGATCGCCTCCTCGGGACTCGCGCTGCGCAAGGCGCGCGGGCTGCGCGTGCGCCTGCCGCTCGCGGGGCTCACGTTCGTCGCGACGGATGCCGCGGGCCTCGACGGCTTCGCCGACATCCTGCGCGAGGAGCTCAACGTGAAGGCCGTGGCGCTCGCGCCGCTCGTCGAGTCGAGCCTCGCCGACTTCGGCATCGAGCGGCGGCTCTCCGTCAACGCGCGCGCCCTCGGGCCGCGCCTCGGCAAGGAGGTGCAGCGCGTCATCCAGGCCGCGAAGTCGGGCGACTGGTCGGTCGACGGCGAGCGGGTCACCGCGGGCGGGGTCGACCTGCTCGCCGGCGAGTACGAGCTCGAACTGACCGTGGCCGACCCGGAGAGCGCGATCGCGTTCCTGCCCGCGGGCGGCTTCGTCGTGCTCGACACGCACGTCACCGCCGAGCTCGCCGCCGAGGGCCTCGCGCGCGACGTCGTGCGCGCCGTGCAGCAGGCCCGCAAGGACGCCGGCTTCGAGGTGAGCGACCGCATCCTGCTGACCCTCGCGGGCGACGCGGATGCGGTGGCCGCGGTCGAGGCGCACCGCGGGCTCATCGCGGGCGAGACCCTTGCCACGAGCGTCGTGACCCGTGAGGCTGAGGGGGGAGCGACGCCGGTCGGCGACGCCTCCGCCGTGACGATCGAGGTGGTGCGCGCATGA
- a CDS encoding DUF1648 domain-containing protein — protein sequence MTTAAPTRTRQPLAVWMVAVVLPLIVSAAFVAVQFAWLPSLPDPIAVHWGADGPDGFGPAWSTIALTAGLALGLTAMFAAFLALGRGPAPTATHKLLAVLSLSVAVFIGIAVTASLGVQRGLDDARDAPQLGGWLGVALGGALLVAVAAWFALPKAVRRDADATPAEPLPLVPGERSVWIATTRLSTGATVTIAAAIGFTIAVTVFAIVLSDGLVWPLVAVPVLLLAMCAIGTVWRARVDAGGLTVRSAPFGWPRVRIPVDEVAAVTTGHVEPLSDFGGWGWRWAPGGGFGVVSRSGEAIQVTRRDGRRFVVTVDDAETGAALLAAYAGIAR from the coding sequence ATGACGACCGCCGCCCCCACCCGTACCCGCCAACCGCTCGCGGTCTGGATGGTGGCCGTCGTGCTGCCGCTCATCGTCTCGGCCGCCTTCGTGGCCGTGCAGTTCGCCTGGCTGCCCTCGCTGCCCGACCCGATCGCCGTCCACTGGGGTGCCGACGGGCCGGACGGCTTCGGCCCCGCCTGGTCGACGATCGCGCTCACCGCGGGCCTGGCGCTCGGCCTCACGGCCATGTTCGCGGCCTTCCTCGCGCTCGGCCGCGGACCCGCGCCCACCGCGACCCACAAGCTGCTCGCGGTGCTGTCGCTGTCCGTCGCGGTCTTCATCGGCATCGCCGTGACCGCCTCGCTCGGCGTGCAGCGCGGCCTCGACGACGCCCGCGACGCGCCGCAGCTCGGCGGCTGGCTCGGCGTCGCACTCGGCGGTGCGCTGCTCGTCGCGGTCGCCGCCTGGTTCGCGCTGCCGAAGGCGGTGCGCCGGGATGCCGACGCCACGCCCGCGGAGCCGCTGCCGCTCGTGCCGGGCGAGCGCAGCGTCTGGATCGCGACGACCCGGCTCTCGACCGGTGCGACCGTCACGATCGCGGCCGCGATCGGCTTCACGATCGCCGTGACGGTCTTCGCGATCGTGCTCTCCGACGGTCTCGTCTGGCCGCTCGTCGCCGTGCCCGTGCTGCTCCTCGCGATGTGCGCGATCGGCACGGTGTGGCGCGCGCGTGTCGACGCCGGCGGGCTCACGGTGCGGTCGGCGCCGTTCGGCTGGCCGCGCGTCCGCATCCCGGTCGACGAGGTCGCCGCCGTCACGACGGGACACGTCGAGCCGCTCTCCGACTTCGGCGGATGGGGCTGGCGCTGGGCGCCCGGCGGCGGCTTCGGCGTGGTCTCGCGATCCGGCGAGGCGATCCAGGTCACCCGGCGCGACGGCCGGCGGTTCGTCGTGACCGTCGACGACGCCGAGACCGGGGCCGCCCTGCTCGCGGCGTACGCCGGCATCGCGCGCTAG
- a CDS encoding GntR family transcriptional regulator: MLIRVDPASGVAIYDQIAASVRSDASRGVLHPGDRLPAARELADALDVNIHTVLRAYQQLRDEGLVDLRRGRGAVLTDAATRGGALADAVRELVAAARREGVALPTLVSLIREEYPA, translated from the coding sequence GTGCTCATCCGCGTCGACCCCGCCTCCGGTGTCGCGATCTACGACCAGATCGCGGCATCCGTGCGCTCCGACGCGAGCCGCGGCGTGCTGCACCCCGGCGACCGACTGCCCGCGGCCCGCGAGCTCGCCGACGCGCTCGACGTCAACATCCACACCGTGCTGCGCGCCTACCAGCAGCTGCGCGACGAGGGGCTCGTCGACCTCCGTCGCGGCCGCGGCGCCGTGCTCACCGACGCCGCCACCCGCGGGGGAGCGCTCGCGGATGCCGTGCGCGAGCTCGTCGCCGCCGCGCGTCGCGAAGGCGTCGCGCTCCCGACCCTCGTCTCCCTGATCCGTGAGGAGTACCCCGCATGA